The Cytophagia bacterium CHB2 nucleotide sequence CCACCCCGAATCTGGACGAAGCCCAGGTGAATCGCTTGATGGTCGACATGTCGCGCGAAGTCATCGCGGTTACCGATTCCTCCAAGTTTGGCCGACGTAGCATGTGCCTGATCGTTGCCACCAAGCGTATCCACAAAGTCATCACTGATTCCGGCATTCCAAAAGGAGATGCAGAGTATTTGCGCGCCAGCGGCATCGAATTGATCATTGTGTGAAATCCGAAGTCCGGTTTTTTATGCAGTGCAATATGTGGATGGATATATGGACTCTCTCACCTTGCAGGAGATCCTGAGCCAACCGGAGACGTGGAAAAAAGTTGTGCAGCGTGCCGCACAACAAAAATGGGAATTACGGCCTGCCGGCAGCCCAGCCGGTCCGCTGTTGTTTGTCGGTTGTGGAACTTCCTACTATCTGGCGCAAAGCGCTGCCGCCAGTTTTACCCGCATTTCAAGTCAATCCAGCCAGGCGCTTCCTTCATCAGAGGCATTTCTTCTCGCGCCCGCTTCTGTCGTTTCCTCAGCACCACGGATGGCGGTGGCCATCTCGCGTTCCGGCACGACCACGGAAACCGTGTGGGCCGCCAACCATCTGCGCCGGAACCTGCAGGTGCCGGTGGTCGCGGTGAGCTCCTGCGCCGATTGCGCCCTGGTGCGCGAAGGCGACTGGCACATCATCATCCCCGAAGCGCAGGAGAAGAGTGTGGTGATGACGCGATCGTTCACTTCGCAATTGCTGGCGCTGCATCTCGCCGCCGCCGCCGCCGCCAGAGCCAGCGATTTGACCGGCCAGCTTGCCGCACTTCCGCAGCGCGGCGCGCAGCTTCTGAAGGACGCTGCTGCGACGGTGCGCGCCGTTACCGATGACTCCTCCCTCGATCATTTCGTTTTCCTCGGCCAGGGAATTTTCTACGGCGCCGCCAATGAAGCCATGCTCAAGATCAAGGAAATGTCGCTGAGTTTTTCCGAAGCCTATCACACTTTGGAGTACCGTCACGGACCCATGAGCATTGCCGGCACCCGCACGCTGATCACTTTTCTGATTAGCGACGCCGGCCGCGAGCAGGAAACCCGCGTGCTCGCCGATATGAAGAAACTCGGCGCCCGGACTTTGGTGCTGTGCGGTGCGGCAGATGATCAGATTCGCCGCCATGCGGATCATCTCGTCGAGTTAGGCGGCAGTCTGCCGGAGGAAGTACGCTTACTGCTGTCCATGCCGCTACTGCAGCTCCTGGCTTATCATCGTGCTGTTGCCAAAAACTTGAATCCGGATGCGCCGCGCCATCTCTCGCAGGTCGTCACGCTCTAAAGGCCGACTATGAAAAAACTCGATGTCGTGGTAGTCGGTGAGCTTAACGTGGATTTGATCCTGGATCAAATCCAGGGATTCCCGGAACTGGGCAAGGAAAAAATCGCCAGCGCAATGACTCTGACGCTGGGCAGCTCTTCGGCAATTTTTGCCAGCAATCTGTCGTCGCTGGGCGCGCGGGTCGGATTCATCGGCAAGCTGGGGGAAGATGTTTTCGGCGATCTAGTGCTTACAAGTCTCCAAAAGCGTAACGTCGACGTCGGGCAGATTATCGTCCAGGGCGCAACCGGCACCGGCGCCACCGTGGCAATGAACTATGATCACCAGCGCGCCATGCTCACGTATAAAGGCGCCATGGATGAATTGCGGCTGGCGGAGGTGCGCTGGGACTATGTGCAGACCGCGCGCCATCTGCATCTGTCATCCTATTTCTTGCAAAGCGGGATCAAGCCTGATTGCGCGGAGCTCTTCAGGCGCGCCAAGGATCTTGGCCTGTCAACCTCGCTCGACACCAACTGGGATCCTGATGAACGGTGGGATCCTGAACTGTACGAGATCTTTCCTTACGTCGATATTTTTCTGCCGAACGAAGACGAGGCCATGCTGATTGCCACATGCAAAACCGTGGAAGCCGCTCTGGATAAACTAGCCCAACACGTGAAGACTGTGGTGATCAAATTGGGTAAAAGCGGCGCGCTGGCCAAACAGGAGGGCAAGATCTGCAAAAGTGACGGGTTCAAAGTGGTTGCGGTCGACGCCGTCGGCGCCGGCGACAGCTTCGACGCCGGGTTCATTTTCAAATGGCTGCAAGGCGGCGACCTCAATCAGTGCCTGCACTTCGGCAATATGTGCGGCGCGCTGTCAGTCACCAAAGCGGGCGGAACTGCCGCATTTCAAAGCCGCGAACAAATCGCGCAGGATTTCGAGAACTATTTTGGATACAAAGAAAAGTAGTTGATGCCGTGATCATCGTCATTTGATCTTCATCCTGAAGATGTGCAATCCAGAGACGGGTGAAATGGAAAATCCGTTGATACAGTTGGTGGCAGCGCAAAAGCAGGGACATGCAGTGGGCGTATTTTCAATATGCTCTGCCAACCGCTTTGTTCTGGAAGCCGCCATGTTGTTGGCAAGATCCGACCCGGCGGGACTGCTCATCGAAGCGACCTCGAACCAGGTGAATCAATCTGGCGGCTATACCGGCATGACACCGCAGAACTTTGCCGACTTTGTCGAGGCCATCGCCCATCGGATGAAATTCCGCTATGCGCGCGTGATGCTCGGCGGCGACCACATGGGACCGAATCCCTGGCAGCACGAACGCGCCACGGTCGCCATGGCAAATGCGCGCGAGCTGGTGCGCGACTGCATCCGCGCCGGATTCAGAAAGATTCATCTCGACACTAGCATGCCGTGCGCCGGTGATCCGCTGGATGCGCATGGCGCCCTGCCGATGAAGCTGGCCGTCGCAAGAGCCGTGGATCTTGCCAAAGTCTGTGAAGCTGCTTTTGCCGAACTCCCGCCCCATTCCATTGCTCCGGTTTATGTGATCGGCACCGAAGTGCCGCCGCCGGGAGGCGCCAAGGAAAAGCTTGCGCACGCCACGCCGACCAAAATTCATGACGCACAACAATCGATCGAATCGACGCGCCAGGCATTTTTCGCCAACGGTCTGGAATCGGCATGGCAGCGCGTCATTGCCGTGGTGGTTCAGCCGGGTGTCGAATTCGGCGAACTCTCGGTCATTCCTTATCACCGCAATCAGGAAACCGCGGCGCTGAAGGAACTCATCGAGCGCTACCCCACGCTGGTATTCGAAGCGCATTCCACGGACTATCAGAGCCGGCACGCCTTGCGCCATTTGGTCGAAGATCATTTTGCGATTCTGAAAGTGGGACCCTGGCTGACGCTGGCGTTCCGCGAGGCAGTCTTTGCA carries:
- a CDS encoding tagatose-bisphosphate aldolase (with KbaY catalyzes the formation of dihydroxyacetone phosphate and D-glyceraldehyde-3-phosphate from tagatose-1,6-bisphosphate; subunit Z may act as a chaperone for the Y subunit), which encodes MENPLIQLVAAQKQGHAVGVFSICSANRFVLEAAMLLARSDPAGLLIEATSNQVNQSGGYTGMTPQNFADFVEAIAHRMKFRYARVMLGGDHMGPNPWQHERATVAMANARELVRDCIRAGFRKIHLDTSMPCAGDPLDAHGALPMKLAVARAVDLAKVCEAAFAELPPHSIAPVYVIGTEVPPPGGAKEKLAHATPTKIHDAQQSIESTRQAFFANGLESAWQRVIAVVVQPGVEFGELSVIPYHRNQETAALKELIERYPTLVFEAHSTDYQSRHALRHLVEDHFAILKVGPWLTLAFREAVFALEHIEQEWLSGRKSVTLSHVRQTLERAMLAKPQYWQKHYHGDEREKVIARRFSYSDRIRYYWNEPEVDAALRVLLANLNEHPVPLTLLSQYLPAQCRAVQEGKIKNAPVDLIHHKINEVLEIYAAATRSGNDSLS
- a CDS encoding SIS domain-containing protein → MDSLTLQEILSQPETWKKVVQRAAQQKWELRPAGSPAGPLLFVGCGTSYYLAQSAAASFTRISSQSSQALPSSEAFLLAPASVVSSAPRMAVAISRSGTTTETVWAANHLRRNLQVPVVAVSSCADCALVREGDWHIIIPEAQEKSVVMTRSFTSQLLALHLAAAAAARASDLTGQLAALPQRGAQLLKDAAATVRAVTDDSSLDHFVFLGQGIFYGAANEAMLKIKEMSLSFSEAYHTLEYRHGPMSIAGTRTLITFLISDAGREQETRVLADMKKLGARTLVLCGAADDQIRRHADHLVELGGSLPEEVRLLLSMPLLQLLAYHRAVAKNLNPDAPRHLSQVVTL
- a CDS encoding carbohydrate kinase family protein codes for the protein MKKLDVVVVGELNVDLILDQIQGFPELGKEKIASAMTLTLGSSSAIFASNLSSLGARVGFIGKLGEDVFGDLVLTSLQKRNVDVGQIIVQGATGTGATVAMNYDHQRAMLTYKGAMDELRLAEVRWDYVQTARHLHLSSYFLQSGIKPDCAELFRRAKDLGLSTSLDTNWDPDERWDPELYEIFPYVDIFLPNEDEAMLIATCKTVEAALDKLAQHVKTVVIKLGKSGALAKQEGKICKSDGFKVVAVDAVGAGDSFDAGFIFKWLQGGDLNQCLHFGNMCGALSVTKAGGTAAFQSREQIAQDFENYFGYKEK